TAATTGGCTGAGGTGAATTTTCATCTGCACtgcagtggtaaaaaaaaaacaaacttgtttttGTGGTTAGTCATCAGCTGATCTACAAATTGCTTTACCACCTGCTGAGAGCTAGCTAACATTACTTTTCCCTGATTGCCATCAGTCTCAAAGGGTTAGACATGACAATTCCTGCTTTCTACAAACATTTTGGGgcatattttttaaagtgtttactgcagtgttttatttaaaaaataaaaaaaaatttaaacataaAATTCCACATTTAAATGACATCGAATTATATCACTTGGTGGTTTGTTTGCAAAAATTGAAGATAATTAGATAGATAAATGCATTTTAGTTTTTCCTTGTTATTTTAGTAAAAGCTCACTTTTTACtagtggttagcactgctgcctcacagcgccaaggtcctgggttcaaatccggcctagggtactgtctgtgtggagtttgcatgttctccccgtgttcgcgtgggttttctccgggttctccggtttcctcccacagtccaaagacatgctgtccaggttgattggtaactctaaattgccctctgtgtgagtgtgtgtggtgccctgcgatggactggcgtcccgtccagggtgtagtctcgccttgcgcccattgtatgccgggttaggctccggctcaccgcgaccttgtaaaggagtaagcggttaatgataattgATGGATGTTTTAGAACTAATTACGGTAACCAATAGATACCACTGCCCTTGAGGTGGGAAAAACAttgttcagtttttaaaaatgtgtttaaatcagGCCTTTTAACAAATGTACTGTGCACAGTACTGCATTTTACTAAGCATAGCTAAATGTGAAGTTTAGATATTGAATATTAAACACATTCAGTGACTTTGGAATCTGTAAACTGTACTTTTCTCTGTTTCCAATTTGGGGTTCTGCTTTCATACTGGTTGTCTCTTGTCTCAGGTGGTGAGAATTGAGGAAACTATGAAGGTACACATGCACACCAAGTTCTGTTTCCTGTGCGTGGTGACATTCCTGTTTCATCAGTGCAGCCACTGCCACAAGGATGGCCACCACCACGATGGGGAGGGGGACCACGTCCACGATCACAATGACTACCAGATCTCCCAGGAGCCTTACATGCAGAACAGTGTGGACATCGAGCCTCCTCCTGACCACGACTCGCCATCTGGCAAAGAGGCTGAGAGCGAGCAGAAGTTTTACATAGAGCAGCTGTTCCGGCGCTATGGGGACAGAGGGAAACTCAACTTTGGAGGCTTTAAGAAGCTGCTGTCCAGCCTGGGGCTTGGGGAAGTGCATGTGGTAGAGATGGACCATGAGGACTTGGGACACGATCACGTGGCTCATTTGGACGCGCTGGAGGTACAAGAAGGGCTGCATTCCCACACGCACCACCACCCCCCTACTCCACTCTCCCATTCTCACACGCACTCCAACCAGGAGGAGAACAAGACTAGTGTTAGGGGTGTCCATTCTGCCCGCTGCAACCAGTCCCAGCAAAGGACAGCAGGACCTACTCCCACCGGGCATTCCCATGAGGACCACAACCACCTGCACAAACTCCACTCACATTACCACAACCATACTGATTCTCCCATACACCACCATCACtcccatcatcatcaccatcacgtGAACCACAGTGTTTCTGGAAGCAGAGTGACCGCAGAGGCTTCACAAAGCTTGAACTCTACccaccagcagcagcaacaacagtcTACAGAAACCGCGACCAGGAAGCACAGGAAGAAAAAGAAAGGCATCCGTAACAAAGATGCAGCTCCCCAGGCCGTGTCTCCCCACGAGGGTGATCACCACAGCAATGAAAGCCAGAACCCACACTTGCACGCAGGGGATGCACATACGAACACTGACAATGATGAGCATGCCAGTGGCCATAAACACAGCCATGAGGACGAGCACGCACATGTACGCAAGCGAGAGGCACCCAACAATCACAAAGCTGCTGCCAAACGCACTGTGCCATTCTCTCTGGGTGATCATCTAGCAGGCGAAGCACACTTGCACGATGAGGTAAGTGCCTTTAGTCATTGATTATCAAGGTAGACCTAGAAAGAAAAGCTAGCCTTAAGTATTTTTCTATGTTTGTGATTTATAGATGGAGTACATCTAGGAGACTGTAAACAGAACACCAACTACCCCCCACCCagaaaatgattaaaaatgaaaaaggctATTTTATGACAGCACTTGGCCTTTTTCTATAGGATAAATGACAGGTATTCCCATTACAGGATTGAGAACTAGCAGCAATCAATGAGAAATCTGGCCCCCCAGGGTGCTCCAAGCATTTCAGTGAAAATTGCTCCAATTGATCCACTTAAATTAAGAAAAACTGTGCTGCAGAGAACATTAGAAATCATAAACCTTGAGGTGAAAGAATTACGGTGAAGTTAATACTGAAGGATCGTTGTGGATGGAATTTTAAATGAAAGCGCTTTAATGATAGTGATTCTTTATTTGAAATACTCCACCAGAGTATTTGCAGTTCCTCTACAGTCTTAACAGCTGTGCAAattgggtttgtttttattataatttttttcattgtatttctgttcACATTGTGGTGTGTGGTTCATTGAACTTCTAAAGAATAGTTTGATATATTTTCTCCAATgctggctggtttcacatacccaGATTACCACTGATCTTgcactaccttacctaaggttaGGTGCTGTAGTTGGTGCTAATCCAGGTCTGTGAAAGCAGTcataaatgttgacatttaaCAAGAAGAAACAAGACCATTTTGAAGATGATGAATTTAGTCACTGAAAGCACAGAAGTGGAATTATAATGGGGAGTCAAATTGATTAAAATTGTATGAACTTGATTGGTAGCAGAGGATTAATGATGTAGCAGAGGGTAAACCTGGAGTCTTGATGCTTAACGAGAGGTCTGCACCTAATAAAACTCCCAATTACTCTTTGTTAAAAATATTGGGGTATAAAGCCATTTAGACATCTTTTTATTGGATTAGGCATTTCAGTTCTTAATCTATCCCTGGAGGGAATACTGTCaacaaaggggggaaaaaaagcacaaAGCAGTCCTGCACTATGTAGCACACATGGTTGTGTAAATGGGCATACCGCTGCACACATATGGGCATATATGGCAATTCCTCCGCCATACTGACAGTGTATATATTTTGCGTTCATAAATTAAAGTGTAAGATCACTGTTTTTACAATGAATACATAATAAATGTAGCGATTTGTAggaatgtatttatgtatatattttttaaacgacGTGTCACTGGGACCcctgtgtttctgtttcagtgtCTGAACGTCACACAGCTGCTGGAGTACTATGGTTTTAGCCCAAGCTCCCTGATCTCCCAAGAGCAGTTCACCTacctctgccctgccctgctctaccaGATCGACAGCAGGGCCTGCATCCGACACAGTGACGAACTGGCCATCGACCACAAGTCTCTGAACGAGTCTGCTTTGTCAGGTAAGCAGGGGGGGACACTTGCACACTGGTGCGTGTTAGCTTACTGCCAAGGTACATTAAAACATACCATTTCCTTGACAGGAAGTATAAAAGGGTGCagttattaaaattaattatatacCCTTCATTCCTTCCCATTTTGGATTATACAGAAAATCTCTCTtgcttttttagttttgtttttgtttcagctgCCCAAAGAATTCAACAACCCATAACTGCCatcgttctgttttttttttttgttcttcttgtCAGTCTTTGgtgtaaacagaacaaaaactgcACCCCACTTGTATGCTTTGCAGTGATCCTTGTTTGCTAAATAGGTGGTACTGGTATTTGGGAAAGCTGCATTATATAGATTATTCAGCAAGTCAACATGAAAACAGTACGAGAAAAGGATTAAAGTGATGTGATGGATAATTGGCTGTACTTCTTAAACACACAGTCGCAGCAGAGAATGAATACACCAGTTTGTATGTGTGCTTAACTAATTGACGGAGGAAACCCAAACAATCCACTTTTTGAAGACGGCTTAAAAGCTGAATTTAAACAATGCAGGTGAAGATGTGTATTCAGATCAGCCTGTGCATGGTTATTTCCAAAGAAGAATTTGTTACCATTAAATACAAGTGCTGTGTGATCTTGAACATACTCTAAAAAGAGTAGAGGGTTTGGATGATATTCATTAGAAGCTAAGGTATGTCAAATGTGTACAAATCTGCAAGTGAAAGATTCTAATGCACGGAACATTACAAgttgttttacatttcttttctttttttttcttttaaagcattAAAGGAATTAAAGGGCTGGTTAAATAAAGCTGGGTGTTCTATGTTTAATACGATCATACTTGTTTGCACTGTAGGTGGACAGTATAAACGGCAGCCTTCAATGAAGGCGCTTTTTGAATGTATGATTTAACTACTGTTAACATAAATGATCCCCTGTGGTAAATACCCACCCATATGGTAAATCCCCACTCATAGGTGAGGCACTAACACCTGTAGGTTGATTTTAGTTAAGATAGCTGCATATCTTAGTGTGCGCATTCGATTGCACATTATGACATGTTCAGTTCTCCctcctcttatttatttatttatttattttattttttattttttgctatgtGACTTCTCTGTAACTGTTCGTTTGAATTTGATAGACATTTGTTACAAGAAGTTATTCATTATATACATGCGTGCGTACATGCATTTTTTTACAATCCTTGCTTCCTTCCAGTAGAAGCCCAGTGAAATGAATGTACTTCCTAAGGACACACAGTGAATTAATGTCTGTGCTGAGATTTAACTccaggagccccccccccccagtcctcTGCTTCCAATAATAGGAGGGTGTTGTGACACCTTTTGTTTCGGTCTTAAAGGTCAAAATCATAACAAAATCTAAACCTGCACCATAAAGCTACACAATGCAGGAGTGCACCATAAAAACAACATGAGCAATATTAAGGTAAGACATTTTCAGCTGGAGAGTCTTGCAACTGTAGCACACTTGAAAACGAATAACCCTGAGAATAAAACAATGCAGTGAATAACCAGCATTCATCAAAACATAAATGGGACTTTTCAAGGACCAGCTGATTGAGAGCCTGCTCTCGCTAAAGTGAGCTCTGCTGCGTTGTCATTTATCCAGAGAGTATGGCTGATGCCTGACGCTCGATTTGGGCtattttaacattttctaaaTGAATGTGCTGTACAGACAGATGTGAGGCTGCATATCCCCAGGTGTTAAAGGTTCAGTTAATTCGCCCACACAGCTTGCTGAAAGGCAAAATATGGCTTTTAATATAATGACCACGAGTCACATTGAGAAGCTCTGTTCTGGTATGGAAACCAGTGCCATTAATAGTGTGTGTCTTGGGATGAAGGGTATTTAAGTACAGTTTGATGCATTGAGGGGCTCCTGTCTCAATTCCCATAATGTTTGCTTTGTGGAATCCCTGGCGCAAAGGTTCTGCTGCTGTTATTGCAGTAGAATAAGAGGATGAAGACTATGGCATGTGAGATCATTAGCTTAGTCTAGCTCAACTAAAACAAATCGACTTGTTTATACCCAGTTTGTAGCACCAGGTGACTTTTCCCTAGAATGTAACACAGTaagtcaataaaaaaaagtgtggctTTGTTAACTTGTAAATTAGTCTTAACTAATAACTAGCCAATGGTCTGTATTGCAGAATTAGTTACCTGATAATGTAAAACCATTTCTACTTGTAGAATTGCAGCTGTCCTGTATAGTTTGTTGTTGTTTCCTGCATTTTATTTGTATCCACAATATCATTTTTAGTTTGCGACTTGGTACACCATACACCTCAACAATTACTGTACTAGTAGTATATATACGATCACTATTGTAACATCTATTGCTAGAATAATACTTGTTCCCTTATTTTTTTCCCATTAGAAACAAAGAATGCTCTTGTCTTATTTATATCTATGAAGGTTTTAAGTGTGattttaaatacttaaataatgTGTATGTACTGAAATCCTGGAGGTTCAGTTCTTTCCTCAGCCATCTCCTTTGAAGTTTTAATGGCGTCTCAGTATAAAGAAAGGTGCTTGAAGATATTGCAGCTCGCTGTGGGTATTGAATTATCTTGTCTTCTTAGCTCCCATTTTTATAAGGCACATGTCTGTCTGCACAGTAACTGTACATGAATAATATCTTCAACACTTGAAGTACACATTGTGCATTGAAATGTGTCCAGATCAGTAACCATTTCTTGTTCATATTATTGCATTGTTGTATTTACTAATCAAAAGCACACCGAACACCAGGAGCTGATCATATTGATCGTACCTCGCTAACCTTGGATGTTGCTTCTCTCCCCTCTGTGTTATTATTGCTGTTTTCAGATCGTTAATCTTGGCAACTGGAAGCGGTGTCATGTCACAGAGCACCCTGTGTAGTGATAGTAATAATGGTGGGTAAAAGTACTCTTCTCGTAATTGTTTAGATAATTGCAGCATCATTAGGGAGTGCTGGCTGATCCTGTATACAGATTCATAGAGTGAAACGGATAATCCCTCATTAACTTCCCTCTTTCTCATCACCTTGGCTGTTAAGTGTGGTAGGATCTGCTTGAGTTCGGAGGCCAGACTCAATCACTGTTAATTTGGATCCCGGCTTAGTAAAATGGCTGCTAAGTGTTTTTTCTGCCAATTGAATTGTTCAAACAGCGTGGAATGCCATCTTCTTGCACTGGCTTTGAACACGGATAATTAGAAAGTTTACCCAGTTGGCTGCTtcttgcaacaacaaaaaaagtgcatttttacCAAGATAATGAGATAGGGATGAGCTTGAAGATCCCTAGCAGTGTATGCTATCTAGTTTAAGTTTCAATTAAAATTTGTCTCAAGGATCTGACTTTAATAAATTACATGCAACACTTGAAGTAAGTGTAAGAGTGAAGGTTTGTCAGATTAACATGATGGTCCATGCGTGCCATATTTGATGGATTTGTAATGCTTTTGAAAATAAGCCGCTTTGAGCTCTGATTTATTTCTAATACAAATTGAAGAGCTGCCGagttaagacctgacacttccaATAAATATCAAAACAGTTCATCTCTCCAGTGTGGTTTATCATTTTATTCTCTGTAACGAAATCTTTACAAATAAGTGCTTCCTTTTAAAGACGTAGCTCAGCAATACTTTATATGTGGAGTGGGCAGGAATAAAACTGCTACCATACTTCCTGGTACAACATCAAAGCATAaataagcaagcaaacaaaccaaTCACAAGGAAGGAGGGGGCTGGTGATGCTAATATGAGTTAAGAAAAGGGATGTTAAAACCTTggctagcactcctttaaagggtagcctacataaggaccttttttatgttcccatgtgttgctacaactgtttacgtaaggtgtgtgttgttttatttttatttttttacattttgaccacttttttaaacttttaaaaagtgggcgaaatgtaaaaaaaaataaaaacaatacattcaccttacgtaaacagctgtagcaacacatgggaacatgtaacacaataaaataaaaaaaggtgcttatgtaccctttaagcttGGAAATTGCTGTCGGTGAAGTGTCTTGGAGTTTGAAAGTAGGGCAGCTGTCTCCAGCAGGTGCTGTCCCTTCACTCTGATGTAGCCTTGAATCATATCCTTGGACTGGTTCAGGCACTAATGGTTGACAAGTCTCTAATAAGAAATCCTGATAATATCAACAGCACACAGTACCTGCAGCTCATTAAAAACAAGAGGTCATTCTGATGGCTTTGtgcattcaagaaaaaaaaaaaagatatgccaatttgaatatatttaagaagaaaaaaaagttatatattgtaGAAAACACTTTAACTTTGCCAACAAAGGTACCAAAGGCATCCAATGCTTGATAATGAAAGCTGAACACCTGATACATGTTTTAAAGTCTTAATCATATCTTTAAGCCCTTTTGAAGCTTGAGTTGCTTGTAATGCAATACTTTGATTAAAAGATGTAGATAATGCTTTACGAGTAGGAATCTAACACTGCTTAGCATTCTTGAGCCAGAATTCTCTTCTTGCTCTCTATATTCGCTTAAGGTAGCCCTTGTAATAAAGAAAGACCATCTGTTTCAAGCCGTTTGGTGTCTGATATCCACCCCCGAAATTTAAATACATACTTTATTGCAAGTTTGATTTCAAGACTGCAGGACGAACTTAAGCTTGGCGTAGAATAATGGTGACTGAGCCTTGGTAAATCTCTCCTGAAGAAATGTCAAGTGCTGGCTTTATAATCCTTTTATTGCACTTGATCTGTACAAAAAATTAACAGTTAATGGCACATGTATTTATGTATCGTACTGTCATGTAGAGGTTCCCTTGGAACAACATCAAATCCCTGTATTAAACGGATTTGGTATTCATACATTTTAACCAATCAGTTAGGATTGATGTAAATTAAAACATTGGGATGCTATGACTACTTTACCCATTTGAAGTCTCTTGCTTGTTTGAGCACTGGGGGCTGATTAAGCTTGCATTGAGAACCAATCTCGTTACTGAGATGGTCAGAACAGAATGCTCGTTAAGAGCCGTTTCCGAATGGTGAAACATTGTTTAAGTGAATGAATAGGATCTGGGATCATGCTGAACTCATCGTGGATGCCCTTTTTTAAACCTATAGACCTACTGATTTGATATGCTTCCGGTCACACTGAAGCACACTTTATACTAAAGTTGTCAGTGGAGTTAGGACTATACATATTCATCACTTTCTTCGGAtattataatgtttttagaatattGTTTCTTTTAAAGGTTCATTTATACAGGCTCTTTCACTTCTGTAAAATGGagttaccagggataaaatagcacaggATTTTGGAACTGGAAAGAGCACTGTGACAGATATGAAAAGGTCTTCTTTGGAGATTAAAAAGTTTGCATTCTTTGATAGTCGGGGTTGGATTTTCCAGAAGCATTACAATTTGAGTCCTCGACTCCAACGCCACTCTCCTGTACATACTTGTGTGCATAagcctcccaaacattgccacaagtcctatttttaAATGCCAATCTAGCACACAATTAACGAATgtaatgtttgccttcttgtgcgGTTAATTGAATATcatggtcaagtattactaaataacgtaaCATATTCAAATTCATGTAGTCACACAATGCCTGGCCtgcctgtttgaagtgtgtctcagaGGTCCTGTTACTTTAGTgtagtagttccaacatacaaataaaaattgtactaaacataaacAGCTGTCCGGTCCAAAATCATACAGAACAAATTCAAGTGAAGAAAGCCTTCcgcctatgggaagattggggaatggggtccacaaGTCTATGGTATCGCAagtttttctcccttttgaaagttttgtatgaacagctgcagcacaaTTTTTgttaagtttttccagcctcgctgttattgttttatgagtCGGCACAGTATGGCTCAACAAATTTCATCATCTCGAAATCCTTCACCTTCTACAAAGCTAAGTCTGGAAATGCTGAGGCCActtgttttgaaaacaaactgTTGTACAGTAATATCCActtagaaaaatatatttgttttgtgcCGAATGTAATCTAGGTGAAATTGTACAATCCAAAGAATGATATTTTGAGATTTATGtaatattttgagaaattatcATTACAATTCAATACGaccggtttcattgtcttttgcgatatgtagtgactttaggactcttttaaacataaaactactCAAGTACACTTGAATGTTAACACAGACGTGTAGTGGACAAAAAGTAAAAgtgtgaaataatatatttattttgcaattgatgattactgggataatcttgCATCGATTTcgaaactgctgcattcacgattcacacacCCAGTCCTTATAGGGGATAATGTGATCACTGTGTAGCAaatgttatggatgtttgctgtttactgccatcagtagctccatccacagtcATTTCTGAATGTTATAATTTCAAATGGTGACGCATTGAACTTGTGATGTGCCAGTTTTGTTTGGCATTACTTaaataccacggttttctcgtccggttcctcaaaatacttaaACGTTGCTTCTCCTCATTCCTTTGTTTAGACGTTCCATTTTATTAAGGAATATAACAAACATCAGAAAACACAGAGTGCGCCactgaagcgccagatcgacagtgtcaatctttctgttacACCACTTAgaaaaaactacttggaggcaactgccaaaccccttcctttttataatatccgcccttgcTCTGGAACCATTGCAGTCGGATATGCAACAGACTACTGTGTATaaaaaaattactaaaatgaatacataaaaagaAAGATGCGTCTGGTGAAATGTCACATGACCGGTTATACATCTAGCATAATTATGTAGCGTTTGACCACTTTAGAGTTTAtgtgttaaacatttaaaattcccatccctagtatTTTGCATGAGTTGCTCATTTTTTGGGGGCTAACTGAAGACACAAATGAAACCATCAGGACAGCACAGACGGCAGGGGTTCATTCAGCAGGATGTAGGGCCCATGGTTATTAATGcatatcacaatttttttttccattttgcaatttAAATGCAGCTCTACttatttctcctttttttttttaatttacaagccCCTTGAGATTTTGTCACAGTTAATGACTGTTTGAGCTGAAAATGATTTCATGTGCTTTCAAAATAGAAGTGGCTTATGAGGATTTAAGAATTCCCCTGCTGTGCGGTTATTAAAGAATGTAGCAAAatagtacatttttatatactTGTAAATCAACCACTTTCCCTGGATTAAATGGCAGGCCCTCTTAAACAAAGTCACAAAGCAACCTCTACCGCTGTGCCGCCTGGGCACTAATCTGTCTGAACCAGTTTTTAAAGACAGGCTTCTTCAGTTTAAAAAGCTGTTCATGTGTCAACAAGTTAAAATGATTTATCTAATTAATAGTTTAATGTATGTAACTCTGgcatccaaaaagaaaaaaaaatgttttggaaaGTTTGGAAACTTGTtggggattttatttatttatttatttatttatttatttatttatttattttgtcattgcttaaaatatgttttaaaggaGACCAGACAGTCCTCCATATTTTCTATGCATTTTTATGATTTGGTAAAAACAATATTAAGACATGTAAAGGTATATTTACTCAGGATACAGTAGTGCATCACACATGTGCAAAATGCTGCTTTCtgctttccattaaaaaaaaaaaaattctctgaaTATAAATACTAATGGTCAGCCTGTGAATAGCTTGGGGAAAGTTAAGTGCAATATGGACTGGGTGGTTGGAAAAAGTTTCAAGAATCAATGCAGAGAAGAGCCAAGTTATTTGTGAATAGTTTTATCAATAAACTGCCGTTCTAAGAGTTTTTCTTGTGCATAGCTTGTATTGATTTGGTGAATTGCTCCTCTTGAGAGAGATTAGTAAAGATTTTCTTTGTCATCCGCGTACTCCTGGGGTTTGTTCTGTTGTTAACAAAGCACCTTATTAACCTAATGTACTGGACATGCATGGGACAGGTTTAATTGACCCTGCTTCTTCTGTCACACAAAACTCCACGTCGCCCCGGCTGCAATCAATACATTCAATTTTAGGGTAGGTGGGAAATCCATTCATGTGGAAGTTTTTGTATCGGACGTTTTGTTTGACGTAATTCCAAGTCTCCTAGCTACAGTAGAATTTGAAAAGAGATAATGAGGGAGACAACACTTCTCCATGTAGAAACAGGGCAAGTGAAAAAGCCTCAACCCCATTTCCACTAAAGACCTTGGGACCATCTTGTGTGACGTATCTGCACGGAGGGGATTTTCTGAatgaatgtcatttttctttgaaTTTAGCGAACCCCTAAGCATGGGCTGGTGGAATCTAGCGCTGTACATCAGTGTGAGACCCTGCCAATAGAACGTGCTCATCCTTTTAACAGTAGAACACACAATGCACATTTACATCCATGTTAACATGCTATTCCCATAGTCTTCCATTTGAGGCTGAATGCAATAGAAAATGTCTGGAGGTCAGTTATCATAGAGGGTGTTTTACAACTAGGGTTCCTTCATTACTTCTCAGATAGGAATACAATATCTTAAGGCAGGTTGTGCAGGGTTGGATATGTactttaggaaaataaaatccaAATGGAAAAAAGTAGCTGTGATTTG
The Acipenser ruthenus chromosome 10, fAciRut3.2 maternal haplotype, whole genome shotgun sequence DNA segment above includes these coding regions:
- the LOC117403833 gene encoding zinc transporter ZIP10-like; translation: MKVHMHTKFCFLCVVTFLFHQCSHCHKDGHHHDGEGDHVHDHNDYQISQEPYMQNSVDIEPPPDHDSPSGKEAESEQKFYIEQLFRRYGDRGKLNFGGFKKLLSSLGLGEVHVVEMDHEDLGHDHVAHLDALEVQEGLHSHTHHHPPTPLSHSHTHSNQEENKTSVRGVHSARCNQSQQRTAGPTPTGHSHEDHNHLHKLHSHYHNHTDSPIHHHHSHHHHHHVNHSVSGSRVTAEASQSLNSTHQQQQQQSTETATRKHRKKKKGIRNKDAAPQAVSPHEGDHHSNESQNPHLHAGDAHTNTDNDEHASGHKHSHEDEHAHVRKREAPNNHKAAAKRTVPFSLGDHLAGEAHLHDECLNVTQLLEYYGFSPSSLISQEQFTYLCPALLYQIDSRACIRHSDELAIDHKSLNESALSAWVWGLLSITIISLLSLLGVILVPISNQSCFKFLLTFLVALAVGTLSGDALLHLLPHSQGGHDHSHEGGKGKGEHEQEDSDYLTQYNAVWKGLTALGGIYLLFIIEHCIGMFKHYKDKGGNRSWCWKKKKGDETTIGRKLSDHKRRSDAEWLNLKPLTGPGDSALSDNKHNNTQLTELQGPPDSPNKRPLSPEEGAIMLPQHEEHKHHHQEADFSAAAGNGRKVKTKKHHHSHGHGHSHGNCHSDQEMKDAGIASIAWMVIMGDGMHNFSDGLAIGAAFSAGLTGGISTSIAVFCHELPHELGDFAVLLKAGMSVRQAIVYNLLSALMAYVGMVIGTAVGQYTDNLTPWIFAVTAGMFLYVALVDMLPEMLHGNSEELQECPLGYFLLQNMGLLVGFGIMLLIAIFEDKIVLDIQF